Proteins encoded in a region of the Zunongwangia endophytica genome:
- a CDS encoding alpha/beta fold hydrolase: MKLHTNILGKGKPFIILHGFLGMGDNWKTLGKMFSEEEYEVHLVDQRNHGKSPHSDDFSYELLVEDLKEYIEEHKLEKVVLLGHSMGGKTAMLFAATYPELLEKLIIVDIAPKYYEPHHQEILAGLTLLEDVDLSSRQEASKIISEYVPDRPTQLFLLKNLDREGKGNYVLKVNLKTLKEKIENIGAGLEKDKVYKGETLFIKGEKSNYIRLPEDEQLLHNHFPEAKIETISNAGHWVHAENQEDFYSAIMRFI, encoded by the coding sequence GGGAATGGGCGATAATTGGAAAACCTTAGGTAAGATGTTTTCTGAAGAAGAATACGAAGTTCATTTAGTAGATCAACGAAATCACGGTAAAAGTCCGCATAGTGATGATTTTTCTTATGAATTATTAGTAGAAGATTTAAAAGAATATATTGAAGAGCATAAGTTAGAGAAGGTGGTGCTTTTGGGGCATTCTATGGGTGGTAAAACAGCGATGCTTTTCGCAGCAACCTATCCTGAATTGCTAGAGAAACTAATAATCGTAGATATTGCTCCTAAATATTACGAACCTCATCATCAGGAAATTTTAGCAGGATTAACGCTGTTAGAAGATGTCGATCTCTCTTCTCGCCAAGAAGCCTCTAAAATAATTTCTGAATACGTTCCCGATAGACCAACACAGCTTTTTCTTCTGAAGAATTTAGATCGCGAGGGTAAAGGGAACTATGTATTAAAAGTAAACCTTAAAACACTAAAGGAGAAGATTGAAAATATTGGAGCAGGTTTAGAAAAGGATAAAGTTTATAAAGGGGAAACGCTTTTTATAAAAGGAGAAAAATCTAATTACATAAGATTACCTGAAGATGAACAACTTCTTCACAATCATTTTCCTGAAGCTAAAATTGAAACAATTAGTAATGCGGGACATTGGGTTCATGCAGAAAATCAAGAAGACTTCTATAGCGCTATAATGCGATTTATCTAA